TGTTTGGCGGTCCCTGCTAACCGCATCGGCCACCAGGTCTATTCGGCGGCCCAACTCAAGACGATCCAGGAGGTCGTCACACTCGGCGTCTTCGCGTTGTTCTCGGTCTTTTGGCTTGGCGAGAAACTGACGATCAACCACGCGATCGGTTTTGCGCTGATCTGTGCGGGCGCGTTCTTCGTGTTCAAGGCGCCGATCGAGATCGGTTGATCAGTTTTTGCCGCGCGCGGCGTTGCCGCGGAAGCTCGACACGGCGGCGACGAGGTTCGTCGCTTGCGCTGCAAGCGAGCTGGCCGAGGCCGAGCTCTGCTCGACCAATGCGGCATTCTGCTGCGTGGCGGCGTCGAGATCGCCGATCACGCGGTTGATCTCGGCAATGCTGACGGATTGCTCGCGGCTGCCGGTCGCGATCTCGGGTGCTATCGCGGCAAGCTGGCGCACGATGTCGATGATGCTGGCAAGTGCGGATCCGGCCGCTCCCGCCAGATGCACGCCCTGGCCCACGTCGCGCGAGCTTTGCGCGATCTGGGTGCGGATCTGCTGGGCGGCGTCGCGCGAGCGGTCGGCAAGCTGGCGCACTTCCTGGGCCACGATCGCGAAACCGCGCCCGGCTTCGCCGGCGCGCGCTGCCTCGACCGCAGCGTTGAGGGCCAACATCTTCGTCTGGAAGGCAATCTCTTCCATCACCTGCACGATCTTGCCGATGCGCGCGGACGAGCCCTCGATTTCCGACATGGCGCCCACCACGCTCGAGACCGCGCGGTCGCCGCTTTCGGCACGCGCCAGCGCGTCGGTCGCAAGCTTGCGCGCATCGTCGGACTTGCGCGCGTTGGCGGCGACGGTCGCCGAAATGTCGGCCATCGTCGACACGGCCTCCTGCAACGCTGTCGCTTGGCGCTCGGTGCGGGCTGCAAGATCGTCGCTGCCTTGCGAGATCTCGGTCGCGGCAGCGCGGATCGCCTCGACCGATTCGGCGATGCGCATCGCGGTTTCGGCCAATTGCCGTGCCAGCGCCTTCTCTTTTTCCTGGTCGGCGCGCTGCACGATCGAATTGCGCCGCAGCACTTCGACCGAGCGCGACAGGCCGCCGACCGCATCGCGCCGTTCGGTGCCGACGATTTCGATGTCGAGCTCGCCCGCGGCGATGCGGCGCGTGAGCCGGTCCATCGTGCCGATGTCGCGTGCGGCTCGCCGTCCGCGGATCGAAGACAAGGCGATCACCGTCAGCACCAACAGCAGCGACCCCAGGATCGCCAGATTGAGCCTTAGATCGCCGAGTTGCTTTTCCGTGAGCGCTTCGATCGGAATCGCCACCTCGAGCGCCATCGGCAGGCCGAGCGACGCGCGCAAGGGGACGGCCCCCACATAGTGGAGGCGGCCGTCGATCGCGACCGTATCGGCCTCAGCCTTGCCGTTTTTCGACAGGATGCCGGGCTCGGGCACGGTCGCACCGCCCGGCGGTTGCACCATCGCCGTGCCGGTCTCATCGACAATGCGCAGATACGATCCCGGCGGCAATCGGCCGTCGCGCAAACGCGCCAATGTCGTGCCCAAGGGAGCGATCAGGAAATCGATCGCGACCACGCCCCAGACCCGCCCGTCGAGCCCCTTTAAGTCATGTACCAGCGTGAGCGCATAGTCGCTCGACGAGGCGGTGCGATAGGGGGCTGTCCAGGTCGGCAGATCCGCCCCTTCGGCGGTGCGGAACCAGGGGCGGGTGCGCGGATCGTAGTCGAAATCGGGCTCGGCAACGGAAGTCCAGTTCTGGCGCGGACCCGAAAAATAGAACCAGGTCGAGCGGCGGCCGCCGGATGTTTCGAAGATCGTACGCCGGTAGCCGCGCGCTTCGACGTGGCCGGCATCCATGCGGTTCTTGAGAAAATCCGGGAGGACCTTGCGATGCTGCCAAAACTCGCCGTTCTCGAACCCGATATAGGCCGAACTGATCTGGTCGATGCGCTGCACCGGGCCTTGCGAGAGCGCTTGGAAAGTGCGCAGCGCTTCCTCGCGCACCATGCGCATCAAAAACGCGTCCGAAATCGTGCCGACGAGATCGATAGCGGGCTGGAACAGCTCGCTCGTGTCGTCGCCGAGCTGGGCCAGCGTGTGCTCGGCGTCTGCGACCGCTTCGGCGCGGATCGTCTCGGTTCGCACCGTATAGATCCCGGCCACGGCGCCGCTGCCCAGCAGCACGACGAAGAGGCCGATTAGAAAATCGCGTGTGCGGATCGTTCCCAAGCCCAAAGCCATTTTATTGGAATTGCCCCCGTCGACTCTTGCCCGCCGAACACCAGTCATTCAATTAGCACGCGACCGCGCGGGATTGAACCCTATTGCGATTCCAGCCGCTTGCGGCCCACCGACGCGTGCCGTGCAACGATGCGACCGGCGGCAATCTCCTGGTTTAAGTAGATGCCGATCCTTTTTGCGTTGTTGGATCGTCGTATTATTGGTT
Above is a genomic segment from Magnetospirillum sp. containing:
- a CDS encoding methyl-accepting chemotaxis protein; translation: MALGLGTIRTRDFLIGLFVVLLGSGAVAGIYTVRTETIRAEAVADAEHTLAQLGDDTSELFQPAIDLVGTISDAFLMRMVREEALRTFQALSQGPVQRIDQISSAYIGFENGEFWQHRKVLPDFLKNRMDAGHVEARGYRRTIFETSGGRRSTWFYFSGPRQNWTSVAEPDFDYDPRTRPWFRTAEGADLPTWTAPYRTASSSDYALTLVHDLKGLDGRVWGVVAIDFLIAPLGTTLARLRDGRLPPGSYLRIVDETGTAMVQPPGGATVPEPGILSKNGKAEADTVAIDGRLHYVGAVPLRASLGLPMALEVAIPIEALTEKQLGDLRLNLAILGSLLLVLTVIALSSIRGRRAARDIGTMDRLTRRIAAGELDIEIVGTERRDAVGGLSRSVEVLRRNSIVQRADQEKEKALARQLAETAMRIAESVEAIRAAATEISQGSDDLAARTERQATALQEAVSTMADISATVAANARKSDDARKLATDALARAESGDRAVSSVVGAMSEIEGSSARIGKIVQVMEEIAFQTKMLALNAAVEAARAGEAGRGFAIVAQEVRQLADRSRDAAQQIRTQIAQSSRDVGQGVHLAGAAGSALASIIDIVRQLAAIAPEIATGSREQSVSIAEINRVIGDLDAATQQNAALVEQSSASASSLAAQATNLVAAVSSFRGNAARGKN
- a CDS encoding DMT family protein, which translates into the protein MLSILGSPAVAPFLLLIASNAFMTFAWYGHLKFPDRALWLVVLASWGIAFFEYCLAVPANRIGHQVYSAAQLKTIQEVVTLGVFALFSVFWLGEKLTINHAIGFALICAGAFFVFKAPIEIG